From Canis lupus baileyi chromosome 16, mCanLup2.hap1, whole genome shotgun sequence, a single genomic window includes:
- the ZNF79 gene encoding zinc finger protein 79 isoform X2 produces MAASLTVGAQGTMPFGTMTAALTHHGWRPLIPAPRGTPRFKEGIPENVRNLVLLGLPVSQPGMNSQSEQREEGPWMLEGGGLRSTCPDWKIMSESPSEPDISEDSSQDTNIELPPGESDHRNSNLGKSFNLRPVLSPQQRVPTEVRPQKWETPTKSFKKNSPIIKPHRAKPYTCSECGKAFSYCSSLSQHQKSHTGEKPYECNECGKAFSQSSSLIQHQRIHTGEKPYKCNECGRAFSQNANLTKHQRTHTGEKPYKCSECEKAFSDCSALVQHQRIHTGEKPYECSDCGKAFRHSANLTNHQRTHTGEKPYKCSECGKAFSYCAAFIQHQRIHTGEKPYKCGACGKAFSQSANLTNHQRTHTGEKPYKCSECGKAFSQSTNLIIHQKTHTGEKPYKCNECGKFFSESSALIRHHIIHTGEKPYECNECGKAFNQSSSLSQHQRIHTGVKPYECRECGKAFRCSSAFIRHQRLHAGE; encoded by the exons ATGGCAGCTAGTCTCACAGTTGGAGCCCAG GGAACCATGCCCTTTGGCACCATGACTGCAGCTCTGACCCACCATGGCTGGAGGCCCTTGATCCCTGCTCCAAGGGGAACTCCAAGGTTCAAGGAAGGGATACCAGAAAATGTCAGGAATCTGGTCCTGCTGG GACTTCCGGTTTCCCAGCCTGGCATGAACTCCCAGTCGGAACAAAGGGAAGAAGGCCCATGGATGCTGGAAGGAGGAGGCCTAAGGAGTACCTGTCCCG ACTGGAAGATTATGTCTGAATCACCGTCTGAACCTGACATTTCTGAAGACTCATCCCAAGACACAAATATAGAGCTGCCCCCTGGGGAGTCAGATCACAGGAACAGCAACCTGGGGAAGAGCTTCAACCTGAGACCAGTCCTTTCTCCACAACAGAGAGTTCCTACAGAAGTGAGACCCCAGAAATGGGAAACACCTACAAAGAGCTTCAAAAAGAATTCCCCTATAATTAAGCCCCACAGAGCCAAACCATATACATGTAGTGAATGTGGCAAAGCCTTCAGTTACTGTTCTTCCCTTTCTCAGCATCAGAAGAGTCACACTGGGGAGAAACCCTATGAGTGCAATGAATGTGGGAAGGCTTTCAGCCAGAGCTCATCTCTCATTCAGCACCAGAggattcacactggagagaaaccttacaaatgcaACGAATGTGGAAGAGCCTTCAGCCAGAATGCAAACCTCACAAAACACCAGCGAACTCATACTGGAGAAAAGCCCTACAAATGTAGCGAGTGTGAGAAAGCCTTCAGTGACTGTTCAGCCCTTGTTCagcatcagagaattcacactggagaaaaaccctaTGAGTGCAGTGACTGCGGGAAGGCCTTCCGTCACAGCGCAAATCTTACAAACCACCAGAGGACCCACACGGGGGAAAAGCCGTACAAGTGCAGCgagtgtgggaaggccttcagTTACTGTGCCGCATTTATTCAGCATCAGAGAATCCACACCGGGGAGAAACCCTATAAGTGTGGTGcatgtgggaaggccttcagcCAGAGTGCAAACCTCACAAATCATCAGAGgactcacacaggagagaaaccctacaAGTGCAGCGAGTGTGGAAAGGCCTTCAGCCAAAGCACTAATCTCATAATCCACCAGAAGACCCACACTGGGGAAAAGCCATATAAATGTAATGAGTGTGGGAAATTTTTCAGTGAGAGCTCAGCCCTTATTCGCCATCATATAatccacacaggagagaaaccctatgagtgCAATGAGTGTGGGAAGGCATTTAACCAGAGCTCTTCCCTCAGTCAGCACCAGAGGATTCATACTGGTGTGAAGCCCTATGAATGTAGGgagtgtgggaaggccttcagGTGTAGCTCTGCTTTCATTAGACACCAGAGACTCCATGCTGGGGAGTAG
- the ZNF79 gene encoding zinc finger protein 79 isoform X1: protein MLEEGEPPSPDPALAQEETIEDEGMAASLTVGAQGTMPFGTMTAALTHHGWRPLIPAPRGTPRFKEGIPENVRNLVLLGLPVSQPGMNSQSEQREEGPWMLEGGGLRSTCPDWKIMSESPSEPDISEDSSQDTNIELPPGESDHRNSNLGKSFNLRPVLSPQQRVPTEVRPQKWETPTKSFKKNSPIIKPHRAKPYTCSECGKAFSYCSSLSQHQKSHTGEKPYECNECGKAFSQSSSLIQHQRIHTGEKPYKCNECGRAFSQNANLTKHQRTHTGEKPYKCSECEKAFSDCSALVQHQRIHTGEKPYECSDCGKAFRHSANLTNHQRTHTGEKPYKCSECGKAFSYCAAFIQHQRIHTGEKPYKCGACGKAFSQSANLTNHQRTHTGEKPYKCSECGKAFSQSTNLIIHQKTHTGEKPYKCNECGKFFSESSALIRHHIIHTGEKPYECNECGKAFNQSSSLSQHQRIHTGVKPYECRECGKAFRCSSAFIRHQRLHAGE, encoded by the exons ATGCTGGAGGAAGGAG AGCCACCTTCTCCAGACCCTGCCCTTGCCCAAGAGGAAACCATAGAAGATGAAGGAATGGCAGCTAGTCTCACAGTTGGAGCCCAG GGAACCATGCCCTTTGGCACCATGACTGCAGCTCTGACCCACCATGGCTGGAGGCCCTTGATCCCTGCTCCAAGGGGAACTCCAAGGTTCAAGGAAGGGATACCAGAAAATGTCAGGAATCTGGTCCTGCTGG GACTTCCGGTTTCCCAGCCTGGCATGAACTCCCAGTCGGAACAAAGGGAAGAAGGCCCATGGATGCTGGAAGGAGGAGGCCTAAGGAGTACCTGTCCCG ACTGGAAGATTATGTCTGAATCACCGTCTGAACCTGACATTTCTGAAGACTCATCCCAAGACACAAATATAGAGCTGCCCCCTGGGGAGTCAGATCACAGGAACAGCAACCTGGGGAAGAGCTTCAACCTGAGACCAGTCCTTTCTCCACAACAGAGAGTTCCTACAGAAGTGAGACCCCAGAAATGGGAAACACCTACAAAGAGCTTCAAAAAGAATTCCCCTATAATTAAGCCCCACAGAGCCAAACCATATACATGTAGTGAATGTGGCAAAGCCTTCAGTTACTGTTCTTCCCTTTCTCAGCATCAGAAGAGTCACACTGGGGAGAAACCCTATGAGTGCAATGAATGTGGGAAGGCTTTCAGCCAGAGCTCATCTCTCATTCAGCACCAGAggattcacactggagagaaaccttacaaatgcaACGAATGTGGAAGAGCCTTCAGCCAGAATGCAAACCTCACAAAACACCAGCGAACTCATACTGGAGAAAAGCCCTACAAATGTAGCGAGTGTGAGAAAGCCTTCAGTGACTGTTCAGCCCTTGTTCagcatcagagaattcacactggagaaaaaccctaTGAGTGCAGTGACTGCGGGAAGGCCTTCCGTCACAGCGCAAATCTTACAAACCACCAGAGGACCCACACGGGGGAAAAGCCGTACAAGTGCAGCgagtgtgggaaggccttcagTTACTGTGCCGCATTTATTCAGCATCAGAGAATCCACACCGGGGAGAAACCCTATAAGTGTGGTGcatgtgggaaggccttcagcCAGAGTGCAAACCTCACAAATCATCAGAGgactcacacaggagagaaaccctacaAGTGCAGCGAGTGTGGAAAGGCCTTCAGCCAAAGCACTAATCTCATAATCCACCAGAAGACCCACACTGGGGAAAAGCCATATAAATGTAATGAGTGTGGGAAATTTTTCAGTGAGAGCTCAGCCCTTATTCGCCATCATATAatccacacaggagagaaaccctatgagtgCAATGAGTGTGGGAAGGCATTTAACCAGAGCTCTTCCCTCAGTCAGCACCAGAGGATTCATACTGGTGTGAAGCCCTATGAATGTAGGgagtgtgggaaggccttcagGTGTAGCTCTGCTTTCATTAGACACCAGAGACTCCATGCTGGGGAGTAG
- the RPL12 gene encoding large ribosomal subunit protein uL11 codes for MPPKFDPNEIKVVYLRCTGGEVGATSALAPKIGPLGLSPKKVGDDIAKATGDWKGLRITVKLTIQNRQAQIEVVPSASALIIKALKEPPRDRKKQKNIKHSGNITFDEIVNIARQMRHRSLARELSGTIKEILGTAQSVGCNVDGRHPHDIIDDINSGAVECPAS; via the exons ATGCCGCCTAAGTTCGACCCCAACGAGATCAAAGTCG TGTACCTGAGGTGCACCGGTGGCGAGGTCGGTGCCACGTCTGCCCTGGCCCCGAAGATCGGCCCGCTGGGTCTG TCTCCAAAAAAGGTTGGTGATGACATCGCCAAGGCAACCGGTGATTGGAAGGGTCTAAGGATTACAGTGAAACTGACCATTCAGAACAGACAGGCCCAG ATTGAAGTGgtaccttctgcctctgccctgattATCAAAGCCCTCAAGGAACcaccaagagacagaaagaagcagaaaaaca tTAAGCACAGTGGAAATATCACTTTTGATGAGATTGTCAATATTGCCCGACAGATGCGACACCGATCTTTAGCCAGAGAACTTTCTG GAACCATTAAAGAGATCCTGGGGACTGCCCAGTCTGTGGGCTGCAATGTTGATGGCCGTCACCCTCATGACATCATAGATGACATCAATAGTGGTGCAGTGGAATGCCCAGCG agttaa
- the ZNF79 gene encoding zinc finger protein 79 isoform X3, with translation MSESPSEPDISEDSSQDTNIELPPGESDHRNSNLGKSFNLRPVLSPQQRVPTEVRPQKWETPTKSFKKNSPIIKPHRAKPYTCSECGKAFSYCSSLSQHQKSHTGEKPYECNECGKAFSQSSSLIQHQRIHTGEKPYKCNECGRAFSQNANLTKHQRTHTGEKPYKCSECEKAFSDCSALVQHQRIHTGEKPYECSDCGKAFRHSANLTNHQRTHTGEKPYKCSECGKAFSYCAAFIQHQRIHTGEKPYKCGACGKAFSQSANLTNHQRTHTGEKPYKCSECGKAFSQSTNLIIHQKTHTGEKPYKCNECGKFFSESSALIRHHIIHTGEKPYECNECGKAFNQSSSLSQHQRIHTGVKPYECRECGKAFRCSSAFIRHQRLHAGE, from the coding sequence ATGTCTGAATCACCGTCTGAACCTGACATTTCTGAAGACTCATCCCAAGACACAAATATAGAGCTGCCCCCTGGGGAGTCAGATCACAGGAACAGCAACCTGGGGAAGAGCTTCAACCTGAGACCAGTCCTTTCTCCACAACAGAGAGTTCCTACAGAAGTGAGACCCCAGAAATGGGAAACACCTACAAAGAGCTTCAAAAAGAATTCCCCTATAATTAAGCCCCACAGAGCCAAACCATATACATGTAGTGAATGTGGCAAAGCCTTCAGTTACTGTTCTTCCCTTTCTCAGCATCAGAAGAGTCACACTGGGGAGAAACCCTATGAGTGCAATGAATGTGGGAAGGCTTTCAGCCAGAGCTCATCTCTCATTCAGCACCAGAggattcacactggagagaaaccttacaaatgcaACGAATGTGGAAGAGCCTTCAGCCAGAATGCAAACCTCACAAAACACCAGCGAACTCATACTGGAGAAAAGCCCTACAAATGTAGCGAGTGTGAGAAAGCCTTCAGTGACTGTTCAGCCCTTGTTCagcatcagagaattcacactggagaaaaaccctaTGAGTGCAGTGACTGCGGGAAGGCCTTCCGTCACAGCGCAAATCTTACAAACCACCAGAGGACCCACACGGGGGAAAAGCCGTACAAGTGCAGCgagtgtgggaaggccttcagTTACTGTGCCGCATTTATTCAGCATCAGAGAATCCACACCGGGGAGAAACCCTATAAGTGTGGTGcatgtgggaaggccttcagcCAGAGTGCAAACCTCACAAATCATCAGAGgactcacacaggagagaaaccctacaAGTGCAGCGAGTGTGGAAAGGCCTTCAGCCAAAGCACTAATCTCATAATCCACCAGAAGACCCACACTGGGGAAAAGCCATATAAATGTAATGAGTGTGGGAAATTTTTCAGTGAGAGCTCAGCCCTTATTCGCCATCATATAatccacacaggagagaaaccctatgagtgCAATGAGTGTGGGAAGGCATTTAACCAGAGCTCTTCCCTCAGTCAGCACCAGAGGATTCATACTGGTGTGAAGCCCTATGAATGTAGGgagtgtgggaaggccttcagGTGTAGCTCTGCTTTCATTAGACACCAGAGACTCCATGCTGGGGAGTAG